The Listeria welshimeri serovar 6b str. SLCC5334 genome has a window encoding:
- a CDS encoding nucleotide pyrophosphohydrolase yields MKQLQDEITAFLKERNWLDQYNHPKDLAISLSLEASELLECFQWKTSETALKENREDILKEVADVMIYALQIAESMGADGEEIIRLKLAENRTRTWPKK; encoded by the coding sequence TTGAAACAATTACAAGATGAAATCACAGCTTTTCTAAAAGAACGAAATTGGTTGGATCAATATAATCATCCAAAAGATTTAGCAATTTCATTATCTCTTGAAGCATCTGAATTACTTGAATGCTTTCAGTGGAAAACAAGTGAAACAGCACTAAAAGAAAACCGTGAAGATATTTTAAAAGAAGTAGCGGATGTAATGATTTATGCACTTCAAATTGCAGAGAGTATGGGAGCGGACGGCGAGGAAATTATTCGTTTGAAATTAGCAGAAAATCGGACGCGAACATGGCCTAAGAAATAG
- a CDS encoding thioredoxin family protein — protein MTSIEIKSLEEFQAHISGEELVYVDYWKDNCPNCKMLDLSFAEFKNSEIASKVKVLKVKLEEMGENFFFDRDVQQTPTLVLYKGGEEIHRLNGFIPPNKIEEAISLNA, from the coding sequence ATGACAAGTATCGAAATTAAATCACTTGAAGAATTTCAAGCTCATATTAGTGGAGAAGAATTAGTATATGTAGATTATTGGAAAGACAATTGTCCTAATTGTAAAATGCTTGATCTTTCTTTTGCTGAATTCAAAAACTCTGAAATCGCAAGCAAAGTCAAAGTATTAAAAGTAAAATTAGAAGAAATGGGCGAAAATTTCTTTTTTGATCGTGATGTGCAACAAACACCTACACTTGTATTATACAAAGGTGGCGAAGAAATTCATCGTTTAAATGGATTTATCCCACCAAACAAAATTGAAGAAGCGATTTCTTTAAACGCCTAA
- a CDS encoding flavodoxin has protein sequence MRILLAYDSLSGNTKMVADEIEEILQSEGHDVVSFRVSPLAEYPLDEDFDLYVLGAWTVDYGRTPPDMKDFIAELAVKPKNVAIFGTGETQWGMDFYCGAVDRMAKYFGTSYPTLKIEQMPHTEQDVADIDNWVKKILALRSGVK, from the coding sequence ATGAGAATCCTGTTAGCCTATGATTCTCTGAGCGGCAATACGAAAATGGTGGCTGATGAAATAGAAGAGATTTTACAAAGCGAAGGACATGATGTTGTGTCCTTTCGCGTATCTCCTTTAGCCGAGTATCCGCTTGATGAGGATTTTGACTTGTACGTGTTGGGGGCATGGACAGTCGACTACGGAAGAACACCGCCAGATATGAAAGATTTTATCGCGGAGCTAGCCGTTAAGCCCAAGAATGTAGCCATTTTTGGTACTGGGGAAACACAATGGGGTATGGATTTTTATTGCGGAGCTGTTGACCGAATGGCAAAGTACTTCGGAACGAGCTACCCAACTTTAAAAATAGAACAAATGCCACACACAGAACAAGATGTGGCTGATATAGACAATTGGGTCAAGAAAATTTTAGCATTAAGGAGTGGAGTCAAATGA